A genome region from Coffea arabica cultivar ET-39 chromosome 7e, Coffea Arabica ET-39 HiFi, whole genome shotgun sequence includes the following:
- the LOC113701935 gene encoding protein trichome birefringence-like 19 yields the protein MKHQASELPLGKPQARKKAPRIAPLLIALTVLFTIIPLYYPSLRYNSNPKKINQASSFHPHSEITLEQNNDQDHHLVEEGDRTLAAPKETQGDDDIAERPPESSKDQEDESADTETRTTTKPPEIDLPSSTESGLAIAESLDKRADQTSRGQEQVINGKKPARPGGNKERPKRRQHDFGGSPKEREMPARRIPSLSGGDGGLVNKSQELIEKKGEGYCNLFSGEWVPNPEGPYYTNETCWAIQEHQNCMKFGKPDTGFLKWRWKPDGCELPIFDPQQFLEIVRGKSIAFVGDSVARNHMQSLICLLSRVVYPEDVSITTDENKRWVYKDYNFNISMFWAPYLVRSEKTVPNDVTRPFRLYLDEFDEDWTSNIETYDYVIISAGHWFFRPTLFYVDRRLIGCLYCPQENVTHLKSSFSYRRAFRTAFRALNSLDNFKGVTFLRTFAPSHFEGGQWDKGGDCVRTRPFKRSERALDDYNLEMYRIQLEELRIAQKEGRRKGLKFRLFDATQSMLLRPDGHPSKYGHWPNHDVAMANDCVHWCLPGPIDSWNDFLLELLKREETEISFS from the exons ATGAAGCACCAAGCCTCTGAACTTCCGTTGGGGAAACCACAGGCACGGAAAAAAGCACCCAGGATAGCTCCGTTACTTATTGCCTTGACTGTTCTTTTCACAATTATCCCTTTATATTATCCTTCATTAAGATACAACAGTAATcccaagaaaataaatcaagcATCCTCTTTTCATCCTCATTCGGAAATCACTTTAGAACAAAACAATGACCAAGACCATCATCTAGTCGAAGAAGGTGACCGAACATTGGCGGCCCCGAAAGAAACACAAGGGGATGATGATATTGCAGAGAGACCCCCCGAAAGCTCGAAAGATCAAGAAGACGAATCAGCAGATACAGAGACAAGAACAACAACAAAACCACCAGAAATAGACCTACCTAGCTCTACAGAAAGTGGGCTGGCAATTGCAGAATCATTGGATAAAAGGGCTGATCAAACGAGCCGAGGCCAGGAACAGGTGATCAATGGCAAAAAACCAGCAAGGCCTGGAGGAAATAAAGAACGGCCTAAACGTCGCCAACATGATTTTGGGGGGAGCCCAAAAGAACGAGAAATGCCTGCCAGGAGAATTCCAAGCCTTAGCGGTGGAGATGGTGGGCTGGTGAATAAGTCTCAGGAATTGATAGAGAAGAAAGGTGAAGGGTACTGTAACTTGTTCTCGGGGGAATGGGTACCCAACCCTGAGGGGCCATATTACACGAACGAGACCTGTTGGGCAATTCAAGAGCATCAGAATTGCATGAAATTCGGGAAGCCTGATACAGGGTTCTTGAAGTGGAGGTGGAAACCTGATGGGTGTGAGCTGCCGATTTTCGACCCCCAACAGTTTTTGGAAATTGTGAGAGGGAAATCCATTGCATTTGTGGGAGACTCTGTTGCGAGAAATCACATGCAGTCATTGATATGCCTCTTGTCCAGG GTTGTTTATCCGGAGGATGTTTCTATAACAACAGACGAGAACAAGCGTTGGGTATACAAGGATTACAACTTCAACATTTCCATGTTCTGGGCTCCATATTTGGTGAGATCAGAAAAGACGGTTCCAAATGATGTAACTCGGCCTTTCAGACTCTATCTTGATGAGTTTGATGAAGACTGGACAAGCAACATCGAAACGTATGACTATGTTATCATCTCGGCCGGGCATTGGTTCTTCAGGCCAACACTCTTCTATGTAGACCGCCGCCTAATCGGCTGCCTCTACTGTCCACAAGAGAACGTCACTCATTTAAAATCGTCTTTTAGCTATCGAAGAGCTTTCAGGACAGCTTTCAGAGCCCTTAACAGCTTAGACAATTTTAAGGGCGTAACGTTTCTTAGGACCTTTGCCCCGTCACATTTCGAAGGTGGCCAATGGGACAAAGGTGGAGATTGTGTTAGGACCAGGCCTTTCAAGAGGAGCGAGAGAGCTTTGGATGATTACAATTTGGAAATGTATAGGATTCAACTTGAAGAACTCAGAATTGCGcagaaggaaggaagaagaaaaggtttAAAGTTCAGGTTGTTTGATGCGACGCAATCCATGCTGCTGAGACCAGATGGTCACCCCAGTAAATATGGCCATTGGCCTAATCATGATGTGGCAATGGCTAATGATTGTGTGCATTGGTGTTTGCCTGGACCAATTGACTCCTGGAATGATTTCTTGTTAGAACTGTTGAAAAGGGAGGAAACGGAGATTTCTTTTTCGTAG
- the LOC113701575 gene encoding protein trichome birefringence-like 19, giving the protein MDQAAFVKSNSVQRAPMILPIAVTVTALVILAILPIYYPLRRYPSQAVVKIAASPPYHSAQKLIKAVEDEEKCDIFTGEWIPNPNAPYYTNATCWAIHEHQNCMKYGRPDDGFMKWKWKPEGCDLPIFNPYQFLDIVRGKSMAFVGDSIGRNHMQSLICLLSRVEFPIDDSATDDDYFRRWKYPSYNFTLAAFWSPFLVRFQKPGAADLFDLYLDESDEKWSTQIEGFDYVILNAGQWYFRPSMYYEKRRLVGCRFCQLGNIIDLPMTYGYRRALRTAFRAINSLKNYRGITFLRTYAPSHFENGEWNKGGNCLRKRPFWSNETALEANNLEVYLTQMEEFRAAEWEGKKKGLRYRLLDVTQAMLLRPDGHPSRYGHWPHENVTLYNDCVHWCLPGPIDSWSDFLLHMLKMEGRRSHEEKLQPQTQ; this is encoded by the exons ATGGATCAGGCTGCATTTGTCAAAAGCAACTCGGTTCAAAGGGCCCCTATGATACTTCCCATAGCAGTAACAGTAACAGCATTAGTCATTCTCGCGATTCTCCCGATTTACTACCCTCTGAGAAGATACCCGTCTCAAGCAGTAGTGAAGATCGCCGCTTCCCCTCCATACCATTCGGCCCAGAAACTGATAAAGGCAGTAGAAGATGAGGAAAAGTGTGACATCTTTACAGGGGAATGGATTCCAAACCCCAATGCGCCCTACTACACAAACGCTACGTGCTGGGCGATCCACGAGCATCAGAACTGCATGAAATATGGAAGGCCCGATGACGGGTTTATGAAATGGAAGTGGAAGCCAGAGGGGTGTGATTTACCGATCTTCAACCCGTATCAGTTCTTAGACATCGTCAGAGGCAAGTCCATGGCCTTTGTGGGAGACTCCATTGGCAGAAACCACATGCAATCCTTGATATGCCTCTTGTCCAGG GTGGAATTTCCAATTGACGACTCGGCCACGGATGATGACTATTTCAGGAGGTGGAAGTACCCAAGTTACAACTTCACCCTGGCAGCATTTTGGTCACCCTTCTTGGTTAGATTTCAAAAACCAGGCGCAGCTGACCTCTTCGATCTTTACCTTGATGAGTCTGACGAGAAATGGAGCACCCAGATTGAAGGATTTGATTACGTCATCCTCAACGCCGGGCAATGGTACTTCCGTCCGAGCATGTACTATGAGAAACGCCGCCTCGTGGGGTGTCGTTTTTGTCAACTAGGGAACATCATAGACCTCCCAATGACTTACGGGTATAGAAGAGCGCTGAGGACAGCATTCAGGGCAATCAATAGCTTAAAAAATTACAGGGGTATAACATTTCTCAGGACTTACGCACCTTCTCATTTTGAAAACGGGGAATGGAACAAGGGTGGAAATTGTCTGAGAAAGAGGCCGTTTTGGAGCAACGAGACTGCCCTGGAGGCCAACAATTTAGAGGTTTACTTGACTCAAATGGAGGAATTTAGGGCTGCAGAATGGGAAGGGAAGAAAAAAGGGTTGAGGTATAGGTTGCTGGATGTAACTCAAGCCATGCTTTTGAGACCCGATGGCCATCCCAGCAGATATGGACATTGGCCGCATGAAAATGTGACATTGTACAACGACTGTGTGCATTGGTGCTTGCCTGGACCTATTGATTCCTGGAGTGATTTTTTGCTCCACATGCTGAAGATGGAGGGTAGGAGATCCCACGAGGAAAAGCTTCAACCACAAACGCAGTAA
- the LOC113700385 gene encoding protein trichome birefringence-like 19 — protein MKACIITLPSGKRTCPDVSSKRLSLLILSFLLLSTAFFCLYNYSFSPWRLDMELVYRRSSLPSSRAFGLVNRCDMFSGDWVPQVEGPYYTNETKCQIDDRQNCIKFGRPDTEFMKWRWKPSQCEVPPFNATLFLELVRGKSLAFIGDSLARNQMQSLVCLLASAADPVDNSYTADPRFRQWFYAEYNFTLAIFWSVHLVKSEDADTNIYPVTSQTLYLDEVDEIWANHIEKFNYVIISAGQWFLRPLVYYRKGKLIGCYACNKRKITGLSMYYGYQMAFRTSFTTLLNLEKFKGTTFLRTISPQHYENGGWNTGGTCVRTRPIAKDEIRFEEYFLKLYSTQVAELIAADGKGKKRGLKFRILDPTDMMAERADGHPNHYGHGPGANFTNADCVHWCLPGPIDTWNEILLQVLQSEYNATSLMGKSTPTNQTNS, from the exons ATGAAGGCCTGTATCATTACACTTCCCAGTGGGAAGCGTACATGTCCTGATGTCTCCTCGAAAAGGCTGTCTTTACTGATCTTATCATTTCTTCTCCTCAGCACCGCTTTTTTCTGTTTGTACAACTATTCTTTTTCTCCATGGAGGCTGGATATGGAGTTGGTTTACAGGAGGAGTTCATTGCCTTCGAGCAGGGCATTTGGGTTGGTGAACCGATGTGATATGTTTTCCGGAGATTGGGTTCCTCAAGTCGAGGGGCCTTACTACACGAATGAAACTAAATGTCAGATTGATGATCGACAAAACTGCATCAAGTTCGGACGACCAGACACCGAATTCATGAAATGGAGGTGGAAGCCAAGTCAATGCGAGGTACCCCCGTTTAATGCAACTCTCTTTTTGGAGCTTGTAAGAGGAAAGTCGCTGGCCTTTATCGGTGATTCACTCGCAAGAAATCAAATGCAGTCATTGGTTTGCCTCTTAGCAAGT GCAGCTGATCCTGTGGATAACTCATATACAGCAGACCCAAGATTTAGGCAGTGGTTTTATGCAGAATATAATTTCACGCTAGCCATTTTCTGGTCCGTTCACTTGGTGAAATCCGAAGATGCCGACACCAATATCTACCCCGTCACGAGTCAAACCCTCTACTTGGACGAGGTTGATGAGATCTGGGCCAATCACATTGAAAAGTTCAATTATGTGATCATATCAGCTGGACAGTGGTTCCTCCGGCCACTCGTGTACTACAGAAAGGGTAAGCTTATAGGTTGCTACGCCTGCAACAAAAGGAAAATCACCGGCCTTAGTATGTACTATGGGTACCAAATGGCCTTCAGGACATCGTTTACGACGCTGCTAAATTTGGAAAAGTTTAAGGGAACCACATTTCTGAGGACAATATCTCCGCAACACTATGAGAACGGAGGATGGAATACAGGTGGGACCTGCGTGAGAACAAGGCCGATTGCAAAGGACGAAATCAGGTTTGAGGAATACTTCTTGAAACTTTACTCGACTCAAGTTGCGGAGCTGATAGCCGCAGACGGGAAAGGGAAGAAGAGGGGCTTGAAGTTTCGGATCCTAGACCCAACTGATATGATGGCAGAGAGGGCAGATGGTCACCCAAACCACTATGGACATGGCCCTGGTGCCAACTTCACAAATGCTGATTGCGTCCATTGGTGCCTACCAGGGCCCATTGACACCTGGAATGAGATCTTGCTTCAAGTGTTGCAGTCGGAATATAATGCTACTAGCCTGATGGGTAAGAGCACACCAACAAATCAGACAAATTCTTGA
- the LOC113701644 gene encoding protein trichome birefringence-like 19 — protein MRAYMIAVPSGKSKSPNGLILLILTSFLLVSTTLFCLYENPVIVDRSSPPASENLVGNSTRLVRQCDLFSGNWIPVSKGPYYTNATKCVIDDRQNCMKFGRPDTEFLKWRWKPNECELPSFDATQFLELVRGKSMAFVGDSLARNQMQSLVCLLASVAEPVDVSYGEDTRFRRWFYAEYNFTVAAFWSTYLVRSEEADPKGYSLTSLMKLYLDEVDESWAAHIQNFRYIIISAGQWFLRPLLYYEKGKIVGCYFCNKENVTSLTRYYGYKMVFRTSFRTLLNLEGFKGITFLRTFSPQHYENGEWNKGGNCTRTRPIGKQEMRMEEYSLEFYWTQLAELTAAKREGRNRGLKFRLLDATRLMMLRPDGHPSHYGHGPRENVTIADCVHWCLPGPIDTWNEALLQMLKTQKA, from the exons ATGAGGGCTTACATGATTGCAGTTCCCAGCGGGAAGAGCAAATCTCCTAACGGATTGATTTTACTGATCTTAACCTCATTTCTTCTGGTTAGTACCACCCTTTTCTGTTTGTATGAGAACCCAGTAATAGTTGATCGTAGTTCACCGCCTGCAAGTGAAAATCTTGTTGGTAACTCAACAAGGTTAGTGCGGCAGTGCGATTTATTTAGTGGGAATTGGATTCCTGTCTCCAAAGGGCCTTACTACACAAATGCAACCAAATGCGTGATTGATGATCGACAAAATTGCATGAAGTTTGGACGACCAGATACAGAGTTCTTGAAATGGAGGTGGAAGCCTAATGAATGCGAGCTTCCCTCGTTTGATGCGACTCAATTCTTGGAGCTTGTAAGAGGAAAGTCCATGGCCTTTGTTGGTGATTCACTGGCAAGGAACCAAATGCAGTCACTTGTCTGCCTCTTAGCCAGT GTAGCTGAACCTGTGGATGTATCATATGGAGAAGATACAAGATTCAGACGGTGGTTTTATGCAGAATACAATTTCACTGTGGCAGCTTTCTGGTCTACTTATCTGGTTAGATCAGAAGAAGCTGACCCCAAGGGTTACTCCTTGACTAGCCTTATGAAGCTCTACTTAGATGAGGTTGATGAATCTTGGGCAGCCCATATTCAGAATTTCAGGTACATAATCATATCAGCTGGACAGTGGTTCCTGCGGCCACTTCTGTATTACGAAAAGGGAAAGATTGTAGGGTGTTATTTCTGTAACAAAGAGAATGTCACAAGCCTTACTCGGTACTATGGGTACAAAATGGTCTTCAGAACATCCTTTAGGACCCTGCTGAATTTGGAAGGCTTCAAGGGGATAACCTTTTTAAGGACATTTTCCCCTCAGCATTATGAAAATGGAGAGTGGAATAAAGGCGGGAATTGTACGAGAACGAGGCCAATTGGCAAGCAAGAGATGAGGATGGAAGAGTACAGTCTGGAGTTTTATTGGACTCAATTAGCGGAGCTGACAGCAGCGAAAAGGGAAGGGAGGAATAGGGGCTTGAAGTTCAGGCTTCTGGACGCTACTCGACTCATGATGCTGAGGCCGGATGGTCACCCAAGCCACTACGGACATGGCCCCAGAGAAAACGTCACTATTGCTGATTGTGTCCATTGGTGCTTACCTGGGCCGATCGATACGTGGAATGAGGCCTTGCTTCAGATGTTGAAAACCCAAAAAGCCTAG
- the LOC140011083 gene encoding uncharacterized protein: MKPTRSKSRRALTIGAEQSNAAQPEDISEGQEPPRTQPANEEAITRMAEFVTENPNIFEELGRYLKRQGKQKAESSKRKSDGSPEGSSDEESDGRRLSRSASKWALSKATSKVASMTKAFSRGLLGRRPEEEPRPLGIPGVNYMRAPPFTDDINEERLPPNFKLPSIPSYDGRGDPEDHIHAFISAFRLYCIPDPIICRAFPVFLQGTARKWFWGLEPRSISTLGELVERFLHRFISSRPTTRTSAYLLNMQQNPGESLRSYVQRFHEESVQIPKPNEQVTIAAFTHGLVSGVFNTGIHKKYSRTLHELWLKVEKGIQAEDLNRMKKEVQAARPRADPRKGKELGRGEAGTGSGFQSPGRDRRSVFDRISKGKSPIPESALTPLNTSRSRVLSVMEQNNLGKAPPKMWGSKDKRNSNLYCLYHRDIGHETEECNDLKKEIENLIRQGHLKQFIRRSGGHSRDENRRDKRGDQRRDERRTSRSSCRPPEDPREPKRPPGDGSSGQRLGYGPNIAGVINTIAGGPTGGDSQNSRKRTYRQANPDQAEANSRLSEVITYGPSDPVPAASSSHEALVIEILTNNYIVKKVYIDPRSSVDVMYLRTFESFKLARGCMTPVRTPLVGFGGHIVHPEGMVALTVTVGRHPRCRTIPVNFVVVKADSPYNLLLGRPTLNALRAVYSTYHLSFKFLTPAGVAEVSSDVCAARECYLATLQATSPSTSGARPEKRSNILSIDSIDPQRAEKIPRLETGDEVEELPLDPTKPDQTVRVGTRLPDPVKRGMVDLLRRYRDVFAWAAEEVQGVPHHLMIHELNVDPQIRPVKQKRRHLGPERSRAVGEEVDKLLPAKIIREVQYPTWLSNPVMVKKDTGAWRMCVDFTDLNKACPKDCYPLPKVDTLVDSTMGYEVLCFFDAFKGYHQIGMSPEDQEKTAFYTDKGTYCYTTMPFGLKNAGATYQRLVNQAFKSQIGRTVEAYVDDILLKS; encoded by the coding sequence ATGAAGCCTACGCGTTCTAAGAGCAGGAGGGCTCTCACCATTGGTGCTGAGCAAAGCAATGCAGCCCAACCGGAAGATATTTCAGAAGGGCAGGAGCCCCCAAGGACTCAGCCCGCAAACGAAGAGGCCATAACGCGTATGGCCGAGTTTGTAACCGAGAATCCCAACATCTTTGAGGAGTTGGGGAGATATTTAAAGAGGCAAGGCAAGCAGAAGGCTGAGTCCTCTAAAAGAAAATCAGATGGGTCTCCCGAAGGTTCATCTGACGAAGAATCTGATGGAAGGCGCCTAAGCCGAAGTGCCTCAAAGTGGGCACTTTCTAAGGCCACTTCTAAGGTAGCTTCCATGACCAAGGCATTTTCCCGAGGACTCCTAGGCCGACGACCCGAGGAGGAACCTCGGCCCCTGGGAATACCCGGGGTGAATTATATGAGGGCCCCGCCCTTCACTGATGACATTAACGAGGAAAGGCTTCCTCCAAACTTCAAGCTTCCCTCTATACCATCTTATGACGGCCGAGGTGATCCCGAGGATCACATCCACGCCTTCATCTCGGCTTTCCGTTTATATTGCATCCCTGACCCAATCATATGCCGAGCTTTTCCAGTGTTCCTCCAGGGCACTGCTCGAAAATGGTTCTGGGGATTAGAACCTAGGAGCATCTCCACCCTGGGGGAACTGGTGGAAAGATTCCTCCATCGATTCATCTCCTCCCGACCTACGACCAGGACCTCGGCTTATCTGCTGAATATGCAGCAAAACCCGGGGGAGTCACTTCGGTCGTACGTCCAGAGGTTCCATGAGGAAAGCGTACAAATACCTAAGCCCAATGAGCAAGTCACTATTGCTGCATTCACTCATGGGCTTGTATCTGGAGTGTTCAACACGGGGATCCACAAGAAGTATTCCCGCACACTCCACGAACTGTGGTTGAAGGTCGAAAAGGGCATACAGGCCGAGGACCTCAATCGCATGAAGAAAGAAGTACAAGCTGCTCGCCCAAGGGCCGACCCCCGAAAAGGGAAGGAGCTTGGCCGAGGTGAAGCTGGGACTGGAAGCGGTTTCCAGAGTCCCGGCCGAGATCGTCGTAGTGTGTTCGACAGGATCTCTAAGGGGAAGTCGCCCATCCCAGAGTCCGCACTGACTCCCCTGAACACCTCCCGATCCCGCGTGCTGTCTGTAATGGAACAAAACAACCTCGGAAAGGCCCCTCCCAAAATGTGGGGCAGCAAAGACAAGAGGAACTCGAACCTCTACTGTCTGTATCACCGGGACATCGGACATGAAACAGAGGAATGCAACGATCTCAAAAAGGAGATTGAGAACCTCATCCGACAAGGCCACCTCAAGCAGTTCATTCGCCGAAGTGGAGGTCATTCGCGTGATGAGAATCGACGCGATAAGCGGGGTGACCAACGCCGTGATGAGAGGCGGACGTCAAGAAGCAGTTGCCGACCTCCCGAGGATCCTAGGGAGCCGAAAAGGCCACCCGGAGATGGATCCTCAGGTCAAAGACTGGGATATGGGCCAAATATTGCCGGAGTCATTAACACCATTGCCGGCGGTCCGACGGGAGGAGATAGCCAGAACTCCCGGAAGAGGACCTACAGACAAGCCAACCCGGACCAGGCCGAGGCCAATTCTCGCCTATCCGAAGTGATCACTTACGGGCCTAGTGACCCCGTCCCGGCCGCCTCCAGCAGTCATGAAGCCTTGGTGATTGAAATCCTCACCAATAACTACATCGTGAAAAAGGTTTACATTGACCCGAGAAGTTCAGTGGACGTCATGTACCTCCGCACCTTTGAAAGCTTTAAACTGGCCAGGGGGTGCATGACCCCGGTAAGGACCCCTCTTGTTGGGTTCGGGGGACACATTGTGCACCCCGAAGGGATGGTGGCTCTGACAGTAACTGTAGGGCGTCACCCCCGCTGCAGAACCATCCCCGTCAACTTCGTAGTAGTCAAGGCTGACTCCCCGTACAACTTACTCCTCGGCCGGCCTACACTCAATGCTTTGCGGGCAGTGTACTCCACCTATCACTTAAGCTTCAAGTTTCTTACTCCAGCGGGAGTGGCCGAAGTCAGCAGCGACGTCTGCGCTGCCCGAGAATGTTACCTCGCCACTCTACAAGCAACCTCCCCATCAACCTCCGGGGCAAGGCCTGAGAAGAGGTCAAATATCCTCTCGATAGATAGCATTGATCCTCAGCGAGCTGAGAAGATCCCAAGGCTGGAAACTGGGGATGAGGTGGAAGAACTCCCTCTGGACCCCACGAAGCCTGATCAGACAGTTCGCGTTGGTACCCGACTGCCCGATCCTGTTAAAAGAGGTATGGTAGACCTCCTAAGAAGGTACCGGGACGTCTTCGCCTGGGCCGCGGAGGAGGTTCAAGGAGTTCCACATCACCTCATGATACATGAGCTGAATGTCGATCCCCAAATCCGCCCGGTCAAACAAAAACGAAGGCACCTCGGCCCTGAACGCAGCCGAGCTGTTGGCGAAGAAGTGGATAAGCTCCTCCCCGCAAAGATCATCCGGGAGGTCCAATATCCGACCTGGTTATCCAACCCGGTCATGGTGAAGAAGGACACCGGGGCCTGGAGAATGTGCGTCGACTTCACCGACCTCAACAAGGCTTGCCCCAAGGATTGTTACCCATTGCCTAAGGTCGACACCTTGGTGGACTCGACAATGGGATATGAAGTCCTCTGCTTTTTTGACGCCTTTAAAGGGTACCACCAGATCGGGATGAGTCCGGAGGATCAAGAAAAGACCGCCTTCTATACGGACAAAGGCACATACTGTTACACCACCATGCCTTTCGGACTAAAGAACGCCGGGGCCACGTATCAACGCTTGGTCAACCAAGCTTTTAAATCTCAGATCGGCCGAACTGTCGAGGCCTATGTGGATGACATCCTCCTCAAAAGCTAG
- the LOC113700976 gene encoding glucan endo-1,3-beta-D-glucosidase-like, protein MLKKVRRKVVTAITKPFKKKGRKTPPPPPPTEPEPAPPSPASPSPPQSPTMSPPKRKHTQPFLFPQSQSVVLPDPSTFFSPNLLSSPLPTNSFFQNFVLKNGDQPEYIHPYLIKSAVSALTVCYPSQSHNSAFIYQIFNADLTISTLNNPNPNATHIISSFSDLSVTLDHPSSNLRFFLVRGSPFLTCNVMGNVALSISTIHAIIGFSSNASLTKYTIKLNNNQTWLLYASSPISLTHDISSITSGVFTGIIRIAALPDSDSRSEAILDRFSSCYPLSGDAIFNRPFCLEYKWEKRGWGDLLMLAHPLHLKLLSSGDCFLTVLNNFKYNSIDGELVGVVGDSWFLKSDPISVNWHSIKGVREETQEEIVNALIKDVEALSTTSISTTSSYFYGKLIARAARFAVIAEEVSYLDVVPAIKKFLKDTIEPWLDGTFGANGFLYDPKWGGIVTKQGSLDSGADFGFGIYNDHHYHLGYFIYAISVLAKIDPFWGKKYRPQAYSMMADFMNLSRRADSSYPRLRCFDLWLLHSWAGGLTEFADGRNQESTSEAVNAYYSAALMGLAYGDTHLVAIGSTIAALEIQSAQTWWHVRENDALYGDEFTRENRVVGVLWANKRDSGLWFAPPEWRECRLGIQELPLLPITEILFSDVEYAKELVEWTLPALAREGVGEGWKGFVYALEGIYDREGALAKIKQLTGYDDGNSLTNLLWWIHSRDDGEEMHERGGKLCWYSHYHH, encoded by the coding sequence ATGCTGAAGAAAGTCAGACGAAAGGTCGTGACTGCGATCACAAAGCCCTTCAagaaaaagggtagaaaaacccctcctcctcctcccccaACAGAACCAGAGCCAGCCCCACCATCGCCTGCTTCTCCTTCTCCACCTCAATCTCCCACCATGTCACCACCCAAGAGGAAACACACACAACCGTTCCTCTTCCCTCAATCCCAATCTGTAGTTCTCCCTGATCCCTCCACCTTCTTCTCACCCAACCTCCTCTCCTCCCCACTTCCCACGAATTCTTTCTTtcagaatttcgtcctcaagaACGGTGATCAACCTGAATACATCCATCCTTATCTCATTAAATCTGCAGTCTCTGCCCTCACCGTCTGTTACCCATCTCAATCCCACAACTCTGCTTTCATTTACCAGATCTTTAATGCGGATCTCACCATTTCTACTTTGAACAATCCCAACCCTAATGCCACCCACATCATATCTTCCTTCAGTGACCTCAGTGTCACGTTGGATCATCCTTCGAGCAATTTAAGGTTCTTTCTTGTGAGGGGCAGTCCATTCTTGACTTGCAACGTTATGGGCAATGTTGCGCTCTCAATTTCAACCATCCACGCTATTATTGGCTTTTCTTCTAATGCATCCCTCACCAAGTACACCATCAAGCTCAATAACAATCAGACTTGGCTATTGTATGCTTCTTCACCCATAAGCTTGACTCATGACATATCTAGTATTACTTCTGGTGTGTTTACTGGGATTATAAGGATTGCTGCATTGCCAGATTCTGATTCAAGATCGGAAGCGATTCTTGATCGATTCAGTTCTTGTTATCCACTGTCTGGTGATGCTATTTTCAATAGGCCATTTTGTTTGGAGTACAAATGGGAGAAGAGAGGATGGGGAGATTTGCTAATGCTTGCACATCCTCTCCATCTTAAGCTTCTTTCAAGTGGAGATTGCTTTCTCACTGTCTTAAATAATTTTAAGTACAACAGCATCGATGGTGAGCTGGTAGGCGTTGTTGGAGATTCATGGTTTCTGAAAAGTGATCCTATCTCTGTAAATTGGCATTCGATAAAAGGTGTTCGGGAGGAAACGCAAGAAGAAATAGTTAATGCTCTTATCAAGGATGTGGAGGCCCTTAGTACAACTTCCATATCCACTACTTCATCTTATTTCTATGGTAAATTGATTGCTAGAGCCGCAAGATTTGCAGTGATTGCCGAAGAAGTGTCTTACCTTGATGTGGTTCCAGCTATtaaaaagttcttgaaggatacCATTGAGCCTTGGTTAGATGGCACATTTGGGGCAAACGGGTTCTTATATGATCCAAAATGGGGTGGAATTGTGACTAAACAAGGATCATTGGATTCTGGGGctgattttgggtttggaatttACAATGACCACCATTATCATCTAGGCTATTTCATTTATGCAATTTCTGTGCTTGCAAAGATTGATCCTTTTTGGGGGAAGAAGTATAGGCCCCAGGCTTACTCAATGATGGCAGACTTCATGAATTTAAGCAGGAGAGCAGATTCTAGTTATCCACGTCTGAGGTGTTTTGACTTGTGGTTATTGCATTCTTGGGCTGGAGGATTAACAGAGTTTGCAGATGGAAGGAATCAGGAAAGCACAAGCGAGGCTGTAAATGCATACTATTCAGCGGCTTTGATGGGGTTGGCCTATGGAGACACCCATCTTGTTGCCATTGGATCAACTATTGCAGCTCTAGAGATTCAGTCAGCGCAAACATGGTGGCATGTGAGAGAGAACGACGCTCTATATGGAGACGAATTTACTAGAGAGAACAGAGTGGTTGGCGTCTTGTGGGCTAACAAAAGGGACAGTGGACTTTGGTTTGCTCCACCCGAATGGCGGGAGTGTAGGCTGGGAATTCAGGAGCTGCCTCTGTTACCTATAACCGAGATTTTGTTCTCGGATGTTGAGTATGCCAAAGAGCTCGTGGAATGGACGTTGCCAGCTTTGGCAAGGGAAGGGGTTGGAGAAGGGTGGAAGGGGTTTGTCTATGCCTTGGAAGGGATTTATGACAGAGAAGGTGCTTTGGCTAAGATCAAGCAACTGACTGGGTATGATGATGGGAACTCTCTTACAAATCTTTTATGGTGGATTCACAGTAGAGATGATGGAGAAGAGATGCATGAAAGAGGAGGCAAATTGTGCTGGTATAGTCACTATCATCACTGA